From Novosphingobium resinovorum, the proteins below share one genomic window:
- a CDS encoding helix-turn-helix domain-containing protein — MRDMDSILEIRKALNISQAEMADRLGLHQSSISRLERNEIVPDKRTMIAAQALLSASRTQSANA, encoded by the coding sequence ATGCGCGACATGGACAGCATCCTTGAAATCAGGAAAGCGCTGAACATCTCGCAGGCCGAGATGGCAGATCGGCTTGGCCTGCACCAGTCGTCGATCTCCCGCCTAGAGCGCAACGAGATTGTTCCTGACAAGCGTACAATGATCGCGGCGCAAGCTCTGCTTTCGGCATCACGCACGCAGAGCGCGAACGCGTGA
- a CDS encoding helix-turn-helix transcriptional regulator, whose amino-acid sequence MTKQLARKISAIRTTLGLSQAEFAERLGVSQSTAGRWEKGSIPAGDLLHAIAAMANTTVQRLLGTEDLGISLSGPSSPQAAINVPVLLPNASALAEMFAGLLAAIDVDPDEDERAQRLAMSFPSAFQATLFLQELPGSDKPIDPEGPPRVGGLDQQLKP is encoded by the coding sequence ATGACCAAGCAACTAGCCCGCAAAATTAGCGCGATTCGTACGACCTTAGGTTTAAGCCAGGCGGAATTCGCTGAGCGACTAGGCGTGTCGCAGTCGACCGCCGGCAGGTGGGAAAAAGGGTCAATCCCGGCCGGCGACTTGTTGCACGCGATCGCCGCCATGGCGAACACAACGGTACAACGCCTGCTTGGCACCGAGGACCTCGGTATCTCACTCAGCGGACCGTCATCACCGCAAGCCGCGATAAATGTTCCCGTTCTTCTTCCTAATGCAAGCGCATTGGCCGAGATGTTCGCGGGCTTGCTGGCCGCGATTGATGTAGACCCTGATGAGGACGAACGCGCTCAGCGGCTCGCAATGAGCTTTCCAAGTGCTTTTCAAGCAACCTTATTTCTTCAAGAGCTTCCGGGGTCCGATAAGCCGATAGATCCCGAAGGGCCGCCTCGTGTTGGCGGCTTAGATCAACAACTGAAGCCATGA